The Candidatus Denitrolinea symbiosum DNA window GTTCAAATACTACAGCATTTTGAAGCACGAGAATGAAGTTGAGATCAAGCAAACCACATGCTGTTATATTTTGAGAGAAAAGCAACAAGATGGTTCTGTGTTGCGGTTATACAACTACACATTTAGCGATGAAAACCGAATCGAATCGATAAGACTACTGAAAAAGGCGCAGTACGTGCTTGTAAAAAGATAGCAAACCATTGAAAGTAGAGAAAATATGTATACCGAACCCAAAGATTATCTAAACAAAGTGTATTTCGGGGATGTTATGGATCTGCTCAGGCAACTGCCTGACCAGAGTGTTGACATGATCTATAGCGATCCCGATTACAACGTTGGTGTCAAATATGGCGATAAATCTTATTCCGTAAGTTTCGATAGGTACATTGACTGGTATATCGAACTATGCAAGGAGTCTTTACGAGTCCTGAGGGACGACGGTAACATGTTCTTGATAAACTACTCTAAACAAAATGCCCATCTTCGCGTGAAGTATCTTGACGATGTTTGTCATGAAGTCTTGGACTATGCTTGGGTTTACAACTCGAACATTGGACATAGCCCGAAAAGATTCACAACCGCACATAGGAGCATTTTGCATTGTAGAAAAACCGAAAACAATCGGTTTTATAAGAACAATGTGGCTGTTCCTTATCAAAACCCAACCGATAGGCGTATCATGCAAAACTTAGCAAATGGATCATTGGGAAGAATGCCTTATGATTGGTTTTATTTTGATTTGGTGAAAAACGTCAGCAAAGAAAAAACTTTTCATGCCTGCCAGATCCCACAGGAAATGGCCGAAATGCTAATCAAGGCTTCAACTATGCCAGGCGATACTGTTCTAATTCATTTTGGCGGTAGCGGTTCTGAAATAGATGTCTGTCAGCGTCTAGACCGCAATTTTGTCGCCGCCGAGATTGATTCAAAATATTACAAAATGATAATGGATCGCCTTTCGTCAGGAAGAATTGACGAAAAATATCGACTTAATGTTCGCAGGAAAGATGTGCCGTCTCAATCCCAACAATTACAGTTAATGGAGTCGCGGAAGAAATACGCGACAAGCAGATCTCCCCGAAAATCCAGAGTTGGAGTTGGAAAATAGAAGGTGCGTTATGAATCCCTCCAAAATCAAAAACTACGAAATCACCCTCGAAATTGAAACTGGAAACTTGCTTCATCGAAAATTTACCAACAAGGAAGACTTGTTGAAATTTCTCAGTGAATACGCCAACAATCCCAAAAAGATTCTCAAAGAGATAACTCCGAAGGTTAGGAAAGAATCTCGAAAGCCGTCCGCACGCAAATGACGGCTTTTTTCTTTCCGTATCTCAATCATTCCCTCTTCATCCTTCCTCCCTTATAATCCCACCAACTAACTCATAATTCAGGAGCGACTCCCCATGCCCCAAAAGCAGGGTTCTATTAATCTTCCCCTCCCAAAAGAAGACATCCTCCACGACTACCGCCTCGCATACGCCTCCCGCCAAGCCTCCCTCATCGGCCGCCGCGAAGTGCTGAGCGGCAAGGCGAAATTCGGCATCTTCGGCGACGGCAAGGAACTGGCGAACATCGCCATCGCGCGCGCCTTCCGCAAAGGCGACTGGCGCTCGGGCTACTACCGCGACCAGACCTGGATGTTCATGCTCGGCGTGATCAACATCCAGCAATGGTTCGCGCAACTCTACGCCCACGCCGATCTCGAAGCCGAACCCATCACGGGCGGACGCTCGATGAACGGTCACTACGGCTCGCGCTACATCAACCCCGACGGATCGTGGCGCGTCCAAACCGAGATGTTCAATGTCTCTGCCGATGTCTCGCCGACTGGCACGCAAATGCCGCGCACGGTCGGGCTGGCGTACGCGTCGGTGGTTTATCGGAATCTCGCAGGGGCAGACAACGCAGCAGGGGCGGACAACGCAGGTCCGCCCCAACGAAATTTTTCCCACAATGGCGACGAGATCGCCTGGGTCACCATTGGCAACGCCTCCAGCGCGGAGGGCATGTTCTGGGAGAGCGTCAACGCCATCGGCGTGCTGCAGGCGCCCGCCGTCATCACCGTCTACGACGACGGCTACGGCATCTCCGTCCCCAACCAATTCCAGATGGTGAAGGAAAACATCTTCGCCATCCTCAAAGGTTTCGAGCGCGAACCGTGCATGGAGGAGGACTGCGAGCGCGGCTACGACCTCCACCAGGTGCGCGGCTGGGACTACCCCGCGCTGGTCGAAACCTACCGCAAGGCGGCCGAGGTCGCCCGCAAATACCACATCCCGCAGATCGTCCACGTCACCGAACTGACCCAGCCGCAGGGACACAGCACCAGCGGTTCACACGAACGTTACAAGACTCCCGAACGACTCGCCTGGGAACAGGAATTCGACTGCCTCCACAAAATGCGCGCGTGGATGATCGAGCAGCGCGTCGCTTCTGACCTCGAGCTGGGTGAGGCCGAAACGGGCGAACGCGACCGCGTGGAGGGAATCCGCAAAGCCGCGTGGGACGCGTTCATCAATCCCATCCTCGAGGAGCGCGGCCAGGTGATGGACATGCTGGACGAGATCGCGGCCGCGTCGAGTCACGCGTCAGAGTTGGCCGAGGTTCGGGAGCGGCTGTCCGCCCTCCCGTCGGTGACGAGGCGGGACGTCCACGCCGCGGCGCACGAAGCGCTGCGAATCCTGCGCGGCGAGGAGCATCCCTCCAAGCAAGTCCTCGTCCGCTGGAAGCAGGAGCAGGACGCGGTCAATTTCGAGCGCTACGGCTCGCACCTGACGGGCGGCGCCGCGCTGAAAGTCGAGGAGGTCAAGCCCGCCTATTCCGACTCGTCGCCGACCGTGTTCGGGTTCGAGGTGATGAACGCCGCGTTCGATTCCATTTTGGGACGCGACCCGCGCGTGATCGCGTTCGGCGAAGACGTGGGCAAACTCGGCGACGTGAACCAGGGCTTCAAAGGGATGCAGGAAAAATACGGCGCGCTGCGCGTGACCGATACGGGCATCCGCGAAGCGACGATTTTGGGACAGGCGATCGGCATGGCGATGCGCGGACTGCGCCCGATCGCGGAGATCCAATATCTCGATTATCTGCTCTACGCGCTGCAAGTCATGTCCGACGATTTGGCGACCCTGCACTGGCGCACCGTGGGCGGACAGTCCGCGCCTGTGATTGTGCGCACGCGCGGACATCGGCTGGAAGGCATCTGGCATTCGGGTTCGCTCATGTCGGGCATCATCAACCTGGTGCGCGGTATGCACGTGCTGGTCCCGCGTGACATGACCCGCGCCGCTGGTTTTTACAATACCATCTTAAAATCTGGCGAACCCGCCATCATCGTCGAGGTGTTGAACGGCTATCGCGTCAAAGAAAAATTGCCCGATAACCTGAGCGAGATGACCGTCCCGCTCGGAATCCCCGAAACGATTCGCGCGGGCCGCGACCTGACCCTCGTCACCTACGGCGCGTGCTGCCGCATCGCCCTCGACGCCGCGGAGAAGTTGAGCGAAGTCGGCATCGAGGTCGAAGTGATAGACGTGCAGTCGCTTCTGCCGTTCGATATTCACGGTAAGATCGTCGAGTCGCTCAAGAAGACCAACCGCATCTTGTTCGTGGACGAGGACGTGCCAGGCGGCGCGTCTGCGTACATGCTGCAACAGGTCATCGAAAAACAAGGCGGCTACTTCCACCTCGATTCCCCCGCGCGGACGCTGTCTGGAACCGAACACCGTCCCGCGTATGGCAGCGATGGCGATTACTGGTCAAAGCCGAATGCGGAGACGATCTTTGATACAGTTTACGAAATGATGAATGAAGTAGACCCAAATCAATTTCCGAAAATTCTTTAAACACAAAGGACACGAAGGAGCACAAAGGTTTGTTGAGTGGCGCAAAGAGACGACTTCGTTTTGACCATCGCTCGTGATGATCGAAAACAAAGAGCCACAATCATCATTCAACCCTCCTTCGTTGACTTCGTGACCTTCGTGTTTAAAAAAAGGAGAACTAAATTATGGCGACAAAAGTGCTTGTACCCCGACTCGGCGAAGGCGTGGATGAAGTCACCATCACAAAGTGGCTTAAAAAAGAAGGCGACTCCGTCAAAGAGTTGGAGCCGCTGCTCGAAGTCAACACCGACAAGGTGGACACGGAAATCCCCGCGCCCGCTTCGGGCGTGATTCTCAAGATCGAAATGCAGGAAGGTCAGCCCGCGAAAGTGGGACAGTTGCTGGCGTTGATCGGCGCGGCAGGCGAATCAGTGATCAGTAATCAGTCATCAGTGACCAGCGCGCCCGCGCCATCCGCGCCCGCGCCAAAAGCGGATGCCGCGCCGTCTCCCGTCTCCCGTCCCCCGTCGCACGACCTCGGCTTCATCTCCCCCGTCGTCGCCAAGATCGCGGCCGAACGCGGGATTGACCTGTCCCAGGTCGCAGGCACGGGACTTAACGGTCGCATCACCAAAAACGACGTGTTGAATTTTGTAGAGACCAGAGAGAAGAGAGTAGAGAGTAGGCCGCCAACCCCAAGCGCTGCGCAACACGCCACGCCTGTTGTCACCCCCGCGCAGGGCGACACGCTCATCAAGCACACCCTCATCCGCAAACAGATCGCGGATCACATGGTCATGTCCAAATCCGTCTCGCCGCACGTGCTGACCGTGATGGAAGCGGACATGTCGCGCGTCGTCAGGCATCGCGCCGCCAACAAAGCCGCCTTCGAGCGCGACGGCGTCAACCTGACCTTCACGGCCTACTTCATGACCGCCATCGTCGCGGGACTGAAAGCCTTCCCCGCCGTCAACGCCTCGTGGACGGACGAAGGTCTGCTGCTCCACAAAAGCATCAACATCGGGATGGCGACCTCGCTCGGCGAGGAGGGACTCATCGTCCCCGTCATCAAAGGCGCGGACTCGCTCTCGCTGCTGGGGATGGCGCGCACGATCAACGACCTGGCGACTCGCGCCCGCGCCCGCAAACTCCAACCCGACGAGGTCAAGGGCGGGACGTTCACCCTCACCAATCACGGCATCAGCGGATCGCTCTTCGCCATGCCGATCATCAATCAGCCGCAATGCGGAATCCTGGGAATTGGCGCCATGCAGAAACGCGCGGTCGTCGTTCCCGCCGTCGGCGGGACAGGGGACGACGCGATCGCCATCCGCCCGATGATCTATCTCTCCTTCGTCTTCGACCACCGCATCCTGGACGGCGCGTCCGCGGACTGGTTCCTGGTCAAGGTCAAAGAGACGCTGGAGAATTGGGCATAATTCTTTAAACACGAAGGACACAAAGGGACTCAAAGGTTTGTTGAGCGGCGCAAAAAGACGACCTCGTTTTGACCATCGCTCGTGATGATCGAAAACGAAGAGCCACAACCATCACTCAACCATCCTTCGTTGCCTTCGTGTCCTTTGTGTTTAAGCTCTTCTCACCGCTCGTAAGAGATTCTTCTCAAAACGGAACAAAATGACTCACTTCGACGAACGCGCCAAAGACTGGGACTCGGATCCCCAAAAAGCGGCGCGCGCCCGCGCCGTGGCAGACGCCATCCGCGCCGCGATCCCGCTTTCGACCGAAATGTCCGCCCTCGAATACGGCTGCGGGACGGGGCTGCTCAGCTTCGCCCTGCAACCCGACCTTGGTCCGATCACGCTGGCGGACACGTCGCAGGGCATGTTGGATGTGCTGGGCGAAAAAATTGCGAATTCAGGCGCGGTTAACATGCGTCCCATCCGCCTCGACCTTTCGACCGATCTCCTGCCTGCCGAGAGATTCGACATCGTCTATTCGCTGATGGTCCTGCACCACGTCCACGACGCGAGGGGAATCCTGGGCAGGTTTTACGATGTCCTCAAGCCGAACGGATACCTGGTCGTCGCCGACCTGGACAAGGAAGATGGCTCCTTTCACACCGACGGCTCGACTGACGTCCACAAAGGATTCGACCGCGCCGAATTGCAGAAATGGGTCGAGGCGGCGGGATTCGGAAACGTCAACGTTTCGACCGCGTATGAAGTCAAGAAAATCGTAGACGGCGTGGAGAAGGCTTTCCCCGTGTTTTTACTGTCCGCGCGGAAGAAGTGACGGCAAGCGCGCCTCCGCCAACCGCGCGGCGCGGGATGCGTCCTCGTCCAGACGATGCCGTCCAAGGCTCGGAATCCCGAATTCTGCGAATCCCGACGCGGAAGACGCCGCGACGCGGACCGATGACCTGGATGGAAGCAGTCTATCTGATGCGCGTCGGAAGGGCGCGTTAGCGCGGTAACCGGCGAATTAGCGCAGGAAGAACGACAGAACGATGAGGATGACGAAGAACGATCCCGCCAGAGTTCCGATGCGTTTGAGGTCGCGCTTCACGTCGCTGTAATCGGGGTTGAACTCCGCTGGCGTCTGTGTGGACGCGGCGGCGCGGCGGACGGTCGAACGTTTGCTTTTTGCCATAGGGCGCTCCTTGAGCGACGCGGCTGCGCGTCGCGGATTTATTTTTCAGGGTCGGCGCTTCGCGAAAGAAGCGTTGGTAGTCTCGGCCTGCCGATGCCGGCCGTCAATTCTGCAATTTCGCAAAGACAACGATGCGCTGCGTGTTGACCATGTAAGGATAACA harbors:
- a CDS encoding site-specific DNA-methyltransferase, which translates into the protein MYTEPKDYLNKVYFGDVMDLLRQLPDQSVDMIYSDPDYNVGVKYGDKSYSVSFDRYIDWYIELCKESLRVLRDDGNMFLINYSKQNAHLRVKYLDDVCHEVLDYAWVYNSNIGHSPKRFTTAHRSILHCRKTENNRFYKNNVAVPYQNPTDRRIMQNLANGSLGRMPYDWFYFDLVKNVSKEKTFHACQIPQEMAEMLIKASTMPGDTVLIHFGGSGSEIDVCQRLDRNFVAAEIDSKYYKMIMDRLSSGRIDEKYRLNVRRKDVPSQSQQLQLMESRKKYATSRSPRKSRVGVGK
- a CDS encoding transketolase, with amino-acid sequence MPQKQGSINLPLPKEDILHDYRLAYASRQASLIGRREVLSGKAKFGIFGDGKELANIAIARAFRKGDWRSGYYRDQTWMFMLGVINIQQWFAQLYAHADLEAEPITGGRSMNGHYGSRYINPDGSWRVQTEMFNVSADVSPTGTQMPRTVGLAYASVVYRNLAGADNAAGADNAGPPQRNFSHNGDEIAWVTIGNASSAEGMFWESVNAIGVLQAPAVITVYDDGYGISVPNQFQMVKENIFAILKGFEREPCMEEDCERGYDLHQVRGWDYPALVETYRKAAEVARKYHIPQIVHVTELTQPQGHSTSGSHERYKTPERLAWEQEFDCLHKMRAWMIEQRVASDLELGEAETGERDRVEGIRKAAWDAFINPILEERGQVMDMLDEIAAASSHASELAEVRERLSALPSVTRRDVHAAAHEALRILRGEEHPSKQVLVRWKQEQDAVNFERYGSHLTGGAALKVEEVKPAYSDSSPTVFGFEVMNAAFDSILGRDPRVIAFGEDVGKLGDVNQGFKGMQEKYGALRVTDTGIREATILGQAIGMAMRGLRPIAEIQYLDYLLYALQVMSDDLATLHWRTVGGQSAPVIVRTRGHRLEGIWHSGSLMSGIINLVRGMHVLVPRDMTRAAGFYNTILKSGEPAIIVEVLNGYRVKEKLPDNLSEMTVPLGIPETIRAGRDLTLVTYGACCRIALDAAEKLSEVGIEVEVIDVQSLLPFDIHGKIVESLKKTNRILFVDEDVPGGASAYMLQQVIEKQGGYFHLDSPARTLSGTEHRPAYGSDGDYWSKPNAETIFDTVYEMMNEVDPNQFPKIL
- a CDS encoding 2-oxo acid dehydrogenase subunit E2, producing the protein MATKVLVPRLGEGVDEVTITKWLKKEGDSVKELEPLLEVNTDKVDTEIPAPASGVILKIEMQEGQPAKVGQLLALIGAAGESVISNQSSVTSAPAPSAPAPKADAAPSPVSRPPSHDLGFISPVVAKIAAERGIDLSQVAGTGLNGRITKNDVLNFVETREKRVESRPPTPSAAQHATPVVTPAQGDTLIKHTLIRKQIADHMVMSKSVSPHVLTVMEADMSRVVRHRAANKAAFERDGVNLTFTAYFMTAIVAGLKAFPAVNASWTDEGLLLHKSINIGMATSLGEEGLIVPVIKGADSLSLLGMARTINDLATRARARKLQPDEVKGGTFTLTNHGISGSLFAMPIINQPQCGILGIGAMQKRAVVVPAVGGTGDDAIAIRPMIYLSFVFDHRILDGASADWFLVKVKETLENWA
- a CDS encoding class I SAM-dependent methyltransferase, coding for MTHFDERAKDWDSDPQKAARARAVADAIRAAIPLSTEMSALEYGCGTGLLSFALQPDLGPITLADTSQGMLDVLGEKIANSGAVNMRPIRLDLSTDLLPAERFDIVYSLMVLHHVHDARGILGRFYDVLKPNGYLVVADLDKEDGSFHTDGSTDVHKGFDRAELQKWVEAAGFGNVNVSTAYEVKKIVDGVEKAFPVFLLSARKK